A single Cannabis sativa cultivar Pink pepper isolate KNU-18-1 chromosome 7, ASM2916894v1, whole genome shotgun sequence DNA region contains:
- the LOC133029314 gene encoding uncharacterized protein LOC133029314 has product MMRRRQHFFPELYPRKCTVMPSWFTSSLRGRWDAWKSNTDHDGFVWDESILELLRGDPNQFLPSWKGMECIYMAMFLNGPKHWIAMEVNLELWKIFLFDSSLGSLTKDELNSLMDVWCPLLAKLVDQCGVCDTHYMVMVPQMTASESQVRPVDWEIMDNKVVPQTKSSGDCGMYVIEHIEHKLLDLPFDGVHDQHMSLFRQRWAVDLFYQNLA; this is encoded by the exons ATGATGAGGAGGAGGCAACACTTCTTCCCGGAGTTGTACCCACGTAAGTGTACTGTCATGCCATCTTGGTTTACCTCATCGTTGAGGGGTCGGTGGGATGCTTGGAAGAGCAATACTGACCATGATGGTTTTGTTTGGGATGAGTCCATCTTGGAACTCCTTCGTGGGGATCCAAACCAATTTTTGCCTTCTTGGAAGGGTATGGAGTGCATATACATGGCCATGTTCTTGAACGGACCGAAACATTGGATCGCTATGGAGGTCAATCTTGAGTTGTGGAAGATATTCCTCTTCGATTCGAGTCTTGGATCTCTAACGAAAGACGAACTGAATTCGCTTATGGATGTGTGGTGCCCTTTACTAGCCAAATTGGTGGACCAGTGTGGTGTATGTGACACTCATTACATGGTGATGGTCCCTCAAATGACAGCCTCCGAAAGTCAGGTCAGACCCGTCGACTGGGAAATAATGGACAATAAAGTTGTACCTCAGACAAAATCGAG CGGCGATTGTGGAATGTACGTCATAGAGCATATTGAGCATAAGTTATTGGATCTACCATTCGATGGAGTACATGATCAGCATATGTCGCTCTTTCGCCAGAGATGGGCAGTAGATTTATTCTACCAGAACTTGGCATGA
- the LOC133039612 gene encoding uncharacterized protein LOC133039612 — protein sequence MRALHVAEFTPEEQVLTGGVVDLQEKSCTCGLFQCMKFPCPHACAASQERSISVYTLCSPYYTTEYWRRTYEGTIMPVGDEDDWELPDDIKNMTVGVPVEKQPVGRPKKQKVGRIKNDRTACNGERIIKSRKCSKCGAKGHNRSTCTYRGLT from the coding sequence ATGCGGGCCTTACACGTTGCGGAGTTCACCCCGGAAGAACAAGTTCTCACCGGTGGCGTAGTGGACTTGCAGGAAAAGAGTTGCACTTGCGGCTTGTTCCAGTGCATGAAGTTTCCTTGTCCTCATGCATGTGCTGCATCTCAGGAGCGAAGTATTAGCGTGTACACACTATGCTCGCCATATTACACAACAGAATATTGGAGGAGAACATACGAAGGAACAATTATGCCagttggtgacgaggatgattgggaatTGCCTGATGACATAAAGAACATGACAGTTGGAGTGCCTGTTGAGAAGCAACCAGTAGGGCGACCCAAGAAGCAAAAGGTTGGAAGAATTAAGAACGACCGAACTGCTTGTAATGGTGAAAGGATTATCAAATCACGAAAATGTAGCAAGTGCGGTGCCAAGGGACACAACAGAAGCACTTGCACCTACCGAGGTTTaacataa